A region from the Corallococcus silvisoli genome encodes:
- a CDS encoding glycosyltransferase family 87 protein produces the protein MSTADLPLHRASRKVEWALLAVLAVAAVAVGQHPRRGADFRVYLTAAERFREGSDLYRAEDGTMPFKYAPVTAPLFLPFTALPPRAAVALWNLGSVLALAAVSVLTRRAAPAPGEAAPWPWAPVLATAALLPAFSFEIFYGQVDAVLLGLLVFAAVGAERGRAWGPGAAFAVACLLKPPAALLGLFFLARRHWRVVGTTALLGVLLVFPTLGRYGWAGTVSQVRDWTDILARTTPPWALGHNPQGLPTLLLSLVLPAESLPPAGAMTLAQAVALGLFVAALLWARPGPVELLAFCCLGVTLLSPLAWRANYLLAWPVIRCALEGRSRGGMVGVAAVALIGMVVSDTVLGAELTRRVLLFRPFAVVYSALLIILLSQTRRRGAPTALLSDGALTHLPRGLRDARGS, from the coding sequence ATGAGCACCGCTGACCTGCCGCTCCACCGCGCGTCCCGGAAGGTGGAGTGGGCCCTGTTGGCGGTGCTCGCCGTGGCGGCCGTGGCCGTGGGACAGCACCCCCGGCGCGGCGCGGACTTCCGCGTCTACCTCACCGCCGCCGAGCGCTTCCGCGAGGGCTCCGACCTCTACCGCGCCGAGGACGGCACCATGCCGTTCAAGTACGCGCCCGTCACCGCGCCCCTCTTCCTGCCCTTCACCGCCCTGCCCCCGCGCGCCGCCGTGGCGCTGTGGAACCTGGGCTCCGTGCTCGCGCTGGCCGCCGTGTCCGTGCTCACCCGCCGCGCCGCGCCCGCGCCCGGAGAGGCCGCGCCGTGGCCCTGGGCGCCCGTGCTGGCCACCGCCGCCCTGCTGCCCGCGTTCTCCTTCGAGATCTTCTACGGCCAGGTGGACGCCGTGCTGCTGGGGCTGCTGGTCTTCGCCGCCGTGGGCGCGGAGCGCGGCCGCGCGTGGGGCCCGGGCGCCGCCTTCGCCGTCGCGTGCCTGCTCAAGCCTCCGGCCGCGCTGCTGGGCCTGTTCTTCCTGGCGCGCAGGCACTGGCGCGTGGTGGGGACCACCGCCCTCCTCGGCGTCCTCCTGGTCTTCCCCACGCTGGGCCGCTACGGGTGGGCGGGTACCGTGTCACAGGTGCGTGACTGGACGGACATCCTGGCCCGCACCACGCCCCCGTGGGCGCTGGGGCACAACCCCCAGGGCCTGCCCACGCTGCTGCTGTCGCTGGTGCTGCCCGCGGAGTCGCTGCCCCCCGCGGGCGCGATGACGCTGGCGCAGGCGGTGGCGCTGGGGCTGTTCGTCGCGGCGCTCCTGTGGGCGCGACCCGGCCCCGTGGAGCTGCTCGCGTTCTGCTGCCTGGGCGTGACGCTCCTGTCACCGCTGGCGTGGCGCGCGAACTATCTGCTCGCGTGGCCGGTGATCCGCTGCGCGCTGGAGGGGCGCTCCCGCGGGGGCATGGTGGGCGTGGCCGCGGTGGCGCTCATCGGCATGGTCGTCTCGGACACGGTCCTGGGTGCGGAGCTGACCCGGCGGGTGCTGCTCTTCCGGCCGTTCGCGGTCGTGTATTCGGCGCTGCTGATCATCCTGTTGTCGCAGACACGGCGTCGGGGAGCGCCCACGGCCCTGCTTTCCGACGGAGCCCTGACGCACCTGCCGCGTGGATTGCGGGACGCCCGCGGTTCGTGA
- a CDS encoding dihydrolipoyl dehydrogenase family protein, whose product MAETFDVVVIGAGPTGENAGARAAAGGLKVALVEHELVGGECSYWACMPSKALLHPSETLWMAQHTPGLRELIQGPLKAEAVLKHRDKMVSGYDDKSQVKWAEGAKLHVMRGHGRLTGPRKVSVTGKDGKVRELEAKRAVVVATGSKPRLPETAGLRESKPWDNREGTGAKAVPGRLVVLGGGVEAVELAQAWRELGSEVTLVQRGPRLLKRFEPFVGEQVAQALRDSGVRVLLETQATKVQRSGEKGEFTVTLTGGDTLRADALLVAMGRTARTDDLGVETVGLKPGATIEVDEQLRAKGVDGDWLYACGDVNGRNMLTHMGKYQARQVGDILLGKPAKTWADTRATPQVVFTHPQVASVGLTEEKARKEGVPVKTVQYELGDVAGTAVMGEDFKGTAKLVVDEKRRVIVGATFTGPGVGEMLHAATVAVAGEVPLDTLWHAVPSYPTMSEVWLRLLEAYGL is encoded by the coding sequence ATGGCCGAGACTTTCGACGTGGTGGTGATCGGGGCAGGTCCTACGGGGGAGAACGCGGGTGCGCGTGCCGCGGCGGGGGGCTTGAAGGTCGCGCTGGTGGAGCACGAGCTCGTGGGCGGCGAGTGTTCCTACTGGGCCTGCATGCCCAGCAAGGCGCTGCTGCACCCCAGCGAGACGCTGTGGATGGCACAGCACACGCCCGGCTTGCGCGAGCTCATCCAGGGCCCGCTCAAGGCGGAGGCGGTGCTCAAGCACCGCGACAAGATGGTGTCCGGCTACGACGACAAGTCCCAGGTGAAGTGGGCGGAGGGGGCGAAGCTCCACGTGATGCGCGGCCATGGCCGGCTCACCGGCCCGCGCAAGGTGAGCGTGACGGGCAAGGACGGGAAGGTGCGCGAGCTGGAGGCGAAGCGGGCCGTCGTGGTCGCCACGGGCAGCAAGCCGCGCCTGCCGGAGACCGCGGGCCTGAGGGAGTCCAAGCCCTGGGACAACCGCGAGGGCACCGGCGCCAAGGCGGTCCCGGGCCGGCTGGTGGTGCTGGGCGGTGGCGTGGAGGCGGTGGAGCTGGCGCAGGCGTGGCGCGAGCTGGGCTCGGAGGTGACGCTGGTGCAGCGCGGGCCCCGGCTGCTCAAGCGCTTCGAGCCCTTCGTGGGCGAGCAGGTGGCGCAGGCGCTGCGCGACTCCGGCGTGCGCGTGCTGCTGGAGACGCAGGCGACCAAGGTGCAGCGCTCCGGCGAGAAGGGCGAGTTCACCGTGACGCTGACGGGCGGCGACACGCTGCGCGCGGACGCGCTGCTCGTGGCCATGGGCCGCACCGCGCGCACGGACGACCTGGGCGTGGAGACGGTGGGCCTCAAGCCCGGCGCGACCATCGAAGTGGATGAGCAGCTGCGCGCGAAGGGCGTGGACGGCGACTGGCTGTACGCCTGCGGCGACGTGAACGGCCGCAACATGCTCACGCACATGGGCAAGTACCAGGCGCGACAGGTGGGCGACATCCTCCTGGGCAAGCCCGCGAAGACGTGGGCGGACACCCGGGCCACGCCGCAGGTCGTCTTCACGCACCCGCAGGTGGCCAGCGTGGGCCTCACCGAGGAGAAGGCACGCAAGGAGGGCGTGCCGGTGAAGACGGTGCAGTACGAGCTGGGGGACGTGGCCGGCACGGCCGTGATGGGCGAGGACTTCAAGGGCACCGCGAAGCTGGTGGTGGACGAGAAGCGCCGGGTCATCGTGGGCGCTACGTTCACCGGCCCGGGCGTGGGGGAGATGCTCCACGCGGCCACCGTCGCCGTCGCGGGCGAGGTGCCGCTGGACACGCTCTGGCACGCGGTGCCGTCGTACCCCACCATGAGCGAGGTGTGGCTGCGGCTGCTCGAAGCCTACGGCCTGTGA
- a CDS encoding ribosome-binding factor A, with amino-acid sequence MSSSRHRRSRAPSRRSGSSLFHSEAPSARHLRVQSTLSEEVSLLFRGELSDPRLEGVALTSFELSPEGRIARIGYTLSHDAAAPADVKEALLRAEGYLRSRLAQHLNLKRTPHLRFVLMGTAPRMEPEPEDGDGDGGDA; translated from the coding sequence ATGTCCTCATCCAGGCATCGCCGTTCCCGCGCGCCGTCCCGGCGTTCGGGCTCCTCGCTGTTCCACTCCGAAGCGCCCTCCGCGCGTCACCTGCGCGTCCAATCCACCCTCTCCGAAGAAGTCTCCCTGCTCTTCCGTGGCGAGCTGTCCGACCCACGGCTCGAAGGCGTCGCGCTCACGTCGTTCGAGCTGTCCCCCGAAGGCCGCATCGCGCGCATCGGCTACACGCTGTCGCACGATGCCGCCGCACCCGCCGACGTGAAGGAGGCGCTGCTCCGCGCGGAGGGCTACCTGCGCTCGCGGCTCGCGCAGCACCTGAACCTCAAGCGCACCCCGCACCTGCGCTTCGTGCTCATGGGCACCGCCCCGCGCATGGAGCCCGAGCCCGAGGACGGGGACGGGGATGGGGGTGACGCATGA